A region of the Myxococcus stipitatus DSM 14675 genome:
TCGCGCCTCGTCGAGCAGCGCCCGCCCGAGCATCTGGAATCCACCACAGATGCCGACGATGGGCGTGGTGGCGCTGAGCTCGTGGAGCGCCCGGTCGAAGCCGATGCGCCGCAGGTGAAGGAGGTCCCCCACCGTGTTCTTCGTCCCCGGGAGGATGACCGCGTCCGGAGCCCCCAACTGGTCCACGGAGCGCACGAATCGGACGCGGACGTGTGGCTCCTCCTGGAGATAGTCGAAGTCCGTGCTGTTGGAGATGTGCGGCAGATACACCACCGCCACGTCGACTTCCGGTGTGCCCTGCATGCGGGGCTGGACGCGGTCCTCCTCCTCCAGCGCGAGCGAGAGATAGGGCAGCACCCCCGCGACGGGCCGCTTCGTGTGTTGCTCGATGAAGTCGAGGGCGGGCTGGAGGACCTGCCGGTCGCCTCGGAACTTGTTGATGATGAAGCCCGAGATGCGCTCCAGGTCCTCCGGCGCGACGAGCTCCAGGACCTTCAACGTGCCCAGGAGCTCCGCCGCGACGCCGCCCTTGTCGATGTCCGTGGCCAGCAACACTCGCGCATCCAGCCGATGGGCCACCTCCATGTTCACCACATCGAAGGGACGCAGGTTGGGCTCGGCGCAGCTCCCGGCACCTTCGGCGATGACCAGGTCGAAGTGGCGATTCAGGTGGTCGATGGACTCCTGGATGGCGGCCAGCTTGAGCGCGCGGTGCGTGTCGGAGAGGAAGTACTCCCGGGCATCGACGTCCCGGTGCGGCCGGCCGTGGATGATGAGCTGGCTGACACTGTCCGACTTGGGCTTGAGCAGCAGCGGGTTCATGTGGACGAGGGGCCGCTGCCGCGCCGCGAAGGACTGCACCGCCGTGGCGCGGGCAATCTCCTCGTTCTCCTCCGTGACG
Encoded here:
- a CDS encoding cobyric acid synthase; the encoded protein is MTKRPHLMIQGTGSHVGKTTLVAGLCRLFANQGLRVAPFKSQNMSLNSFVTEENEEIARATAVQSFAARQRPLVHMNPLLLKPKSDSVSQLIIHGRPHRDVDAREYFLSDTHRALKLAAIQESIDHLNRHFDLVIAEGAGSCAEPNLRPFDVVNMEVAHRLDARVLLATDIDKGGVAAELLGTLKVLELVAPEDLERISGFIINKFRGDRQVLQPALDFIEQHTKRPVAGVLPYLSLALEEEDRVQPRMQGTPEVDVAVVYLPHISNSTDFDYLQEEPHVRVRFVRSVDQLGAPDAVILPGTKNTVGDLLHLRRIGFDRALHELSATTPIVGICGGFQMLGRALLDEARRESEHGSTTGLGLLDIDVEFLPGKTVVNRRFVPTGDNPFASAGEVSGYEIHSGLVRYASARPLYAYAGGVDGAVHERLPIFGTFIHDLFKNPRLSRAFVDLLRQRKGLPVLMAPLCNHDTRREESYNRLAAALAEHLTIPD